One Rhodoferax sp. GW822-FHT02A01 genomic window, GATGAGTATTTCAAACGCATTTGACATTGCAAGCAAAGAGCTTTGGGCTGACTTCGACGAGGAGCGGTCATTCCCAGCAACGCGTCTTTTGCTTGCTCATTACACATCCATTCAAACTTTTGAGCGGATCATTGCAAACAGAGAGTTTTGGTTCTCGAATCCGCTCTATATGAACGATTTGGAAGAACTCAGGTTCGGCATGATCGAAGGCGCAGCAGAATTCCGTCGAAGCGAATTGCTAAAGAAAGCATGTGAGAGCGACGGGCGTCATAAGCACTTGGTAGATGCCTTTGATCAACATTTCAACGACTTTGACAAGAATCATGTTTTGAACACTTATCTAATGTGCTTCTCGGAGCACACTGCAGATGACAACGATGGCCTGCTGTCAATGTGGCGTGGTTACGGAAATGGTGGTTCCGGCGCGGCCATTGTTGTAGATACAAACAATATCAATGTAAATCCGGGTTCCCCGTTAATAGTGGGGAAGGTTCACTATGGAACCAAGGAGAAACGCTTCGCCTGGATACATCAAAAGATTGACTTACTCGCGAAGATAGTCACGGAGCACGCCAAAACAACTGACGACCTAAGTTCTGTGGCCTACGCGTGGTTTCACCGGCTCAAATCGTTTGCACTGTTCAGCAAGCACTCGGGGTTCCAGGAAGAGCGCGAGTGGCGAATCGTTTACATGAGCGACCGAGACAATGAGAAAAAGCTCCAGCCATTCTTTGGGCACTTGGCAACAAACAGGGGCATTGAACCCAAACTCAAACTCCCTATCAGGAAGATCGAAGGGGTGACAGCCGACGATCTTTCTCTCGAAAAAATCATCGATCGCATAATTCTGGGGCCGTCGATTGCCAGCGTTCTGGGGGTCAATTCGTTGAAGCAGATGTTGGCAAACTTGGGACACGCAAACCTCGCCGCCAGGGTGGTTGCGTCTGAGATACCCTTTAGGGCAACCTGAACTGGTCGAGAGGGGGCGTTCCCAATCCCTTTCAATCAAGGTGCATCCGTCAACTGCCTGACCGGACAGGCCAAAACGCTTCCTTGCCCCCTTGATGGGTTGCAATCTGGTTCGGTCAGCGCTTAGGATGTCGGCCTGTATGTTGCGTTGCCGCCGTCCAGCTAGGGCCTTCGATTTGAGCGGCGCCTTGCAAAGCTGCACTTGGCTCCTGGACGACGTTGGTGATTTCATGGTGGCTGGTCACAATCCAGATTGGAAAGGAAGTAAGAGCATGGCAACGATCATTGGGCGTTGGCGAGAGTCGCACATGCCGCCTACGCCGCCCTTGAGTTGGGCAGACGCTAACGGAGGGGTGAAGGGTGCTGTAGCGGTTGATGCGACCAACCGTGTCGTCGCACGTATCGAGCCGAAAGAGAACTCTTACTATCTCACTGTGGATGGCTGGATTTGGAACGTTGCGGGCGACAAGGGCACAGCGCGCCTCAATGCCATTCTGGCGAGCGATCCCGATCCCAGAGAGAAATGGACCAGCGAGAAGCCGGTGAAGCTGTTCACCAGCTTGGCTGCAGCGAAGACCGAAGCCGAAGAAATCGCCACCATGCTGTGGCCAAAATGAAGGCGGCTTCGTCTCGAAAGCCGACATTGCCATGCTCAATCTCAGCGGCGAGACCTGGCCATTAGCTGACACGTTACTTCCTGCCCGAAAGCAGATTTTCAAGTTCACCCAAATGGGGGATGGTCGGACAGCACCCGAACTGACACAATGGAGTCAAAGTGATAGTTTTCAATTTACTGCAATAAGCGCTCAGCACTAAAAAAGTCCTGCTTACTGTAACTAACTCGGGCCGTGGCTTGCGGTTGATGGGAAGATCCCTTTTATTCACTGGCAATTTAACAACAGGGAATTTAAAAATGTCGAATGCGGCAAACGATAACACTCCTATCCTAGTGGCTGAAACTGATTGGTTTCTTCAATCACTAGTGAATTTGACTAACAAGTCAGCATTCCAAGTTGGGATCACTTTGCAAGTAAGTGGAATGCTTGTATCCGGGGTCTTGGTTAGTCACAAGCAATATTTTGAAGGTTTTGCTTCAGAGTTGGCAAATGCATTTGCCGATACAGAAGAAGCGGAAACAATTAAGACCCATATTTCATCCTATGGCGATTCATACAAGTCCGACGGTGAAAATGAAGAGCCTCTTCCTCCGCCACAATTTATTCACTTAAAGGAAACTCGCTTTTTTAATACGGCAGGCAATCCAATTCCTGGCAATAGAGGTGTGTGGTGGCGCGGTCGAATATGTGAGGTTGGTGGTTTTACGCTTGGCAGCTTGAGTGCGTCAAACAGCTAATTCAACCATTAAGCCTTTACCAGTAACGGGCATCCACGTGAATTGAATGACCGCTTTTGAGCACAACGTAATTCCGCTTCCAGCCCTAAACAGCCAAATTGCAGACCTTGTGGGCATTGCTTGGGTCTGGTAATAGAGCCAGAGCCATCCAATCGATTCAAGCTGCATTCCCTTCAAACCTCAGTAAGGCACTCCCAAACCGCGGCCTAGACCCCGTGGTGGGCGTTCCGCATCAACCCCACCAAAGTCTCCTGAACCTGCTCCAGCGCACTGGTCACATCGCCTTCATTCAACCCAACATAGTGCCTGTGTAAGACATCGGTCTTCGGCGCGGTGTGGTTCAGAATTCGACGCAATACAGCATCGCCAAGCCCCAGCTTCTCACCCACGGTGGCAAGCATCTTGCGCAGGTCATGCAGCATGAAGCGCGGTGACCCCAGCCGCATCGCCATCCTGTACAGGTGCTCCGCACTAACTCCCTTGAACAGTTGTGCATCGGGTTCCAATCCCTTGCAGCGTCGTTTCAGAATTTCCCGCATCATCGGCGTGATCGGCAAAGAGTGGGGCTTCCCGTTTTTGGTCATGGGGATGGTCAAAACGCCCTTGGCAAGGTCAATTTGCTGCCGGGTCAACTCCCTGCATTCGTTGCGTCGCAAGCCCGTGTAGAGCGTCAGGAGCAAGAAATCACGCTGTTTCTCGCCCAGCTTGTCCACTGCCTCCCTCCAAGCCGGTAAGTCTGACTCTTGCAACCGACGTGCACGGGGCTGGGAGCGCTCTGGCATCAACCCAGCCGCAGCCAGCTTCACAAAGGGTGATTCAAGCTGTAAACCATGAACAGCATTCACGTACTTGACCAGGGCGCCCACGATGCCTCGACCTAGCTCAACTAGGGCGGAACCCTTTTCTTGGGCAAAATCGTGGCACCGTTCTCTAAACGCGCCATGCGCCATGTGACTGATCGGCTGATCCAGCCAGTCACCGAAGTGGGTACGAAAGAACGAGTCATACCTGCGCTGGCTGGACGCCTTGATGCTCTTGGCCTTGCAGTACGCCACAAAGGCCTCGCGCAGGTTTGGAAGGTCTGGTGCCACCCTGCGGCTGGGTGTTTCACCGTCTCTGCACTGCCTCAGAACGGTCATGGCCTTTGCTCTGGCTTCGCTGACGGTCATTAAAGGCCAATGACCCAGCATCATGCGGAACTGCCTACCCTTCACGCTGGTGGCAATCAGGAAGGTTCGTTTGCGAGCATTCAGACGCACGCCAAACCCACTCAGAACCCTGTCCCGAATGATCCTGCCATCTGTGGCGGTGGCCTTGGAAAGCATGGATTCGCTGATAAGTACAATCACGGCCTATTCCCCATGACAAAACGAGGACAAAAAACCGAGGTCGCGTAGCGCTGTCGGTACTTCGTGTTGTCCGTCGCCATCTCCACGTTTTGAAGGGGACTGGCGCCTCCACCGCGCCCACTTTGGGATCGAGGGTGCAGGCGGGGCCTCTAGATATAAGGATATTTCATGAGTTTGAAGTGTGGCATCGTGGGCTTGCCCAACGTCGGCAAATCGACCCTGTTCAACGCGCTGACCAAGGCGGGCATTGCGGCGGAGAACTATCCCTTCTGCACCATCGAGCCCAATGTGGGCGTGGTGGAGGTGCCGGATCCTCGGCTGCAGCAGTTGGCTGCCATCATTTCGCCCGAGCGCATTGTTCCGGCCATCGTGGAGTTTGTGGACATCGCGGGCCTGGTGGCTGGCGCCAGCACGGGTGAAGGACTGGGCAACAAGTTCCTCTCGCACATCCGAGAGACGGATGCCACCATCAATGTGGTGCGTTGCTTCGAGGATGACAACGTGGTGCATGTGGCGGGCAAGGTGGACCCGATTGCCGACATCGAAGTGATCCAGACCGAGCTGTGCCTGGCCGACTTGGGTGCCGTGGAAAAGGCTTTGCACCGCGTGACCAAGCTGGCACGCTCGGGTGACAAGGAAGCCGCCAAACAGGTGGCCATTCTGGAGCGCTGCCAGACTGCACTCAACGAAGCCAAGCCGGTGCGTACCATCGACTTCAGCAAGGAAGAACAGCTGCAGCTCAAGCAGTTTTTCCTGATCACGGCCAAGCCCGCCATGTTTGTGGCCAATGTGGCTGAGGACGGCTTCGAGAACAACCCCATGCTGGACCGCCTGACCGCCTTTGCGAATGCGCAAAAGGCTCCCGTGGTCGCCATTTGCGCCAAGCTCGAAGCCGAGATGTCGGAAATGGATGACGAGGACCGCCAGATGTTCCTGGAAGAGTTGGGCCTGCACGAGCCGGGCCTGAACCGGTTGATCCGCTCGGCCTACGCGTTGCTGGGCCTGCAGACCTATTTCACGGCAGGCGTCAAGGAAGTGCGCGCCTGGACCATCCACGTGGGCGACACCGGCCCGCAGGCTGCCGGCGTGATTCACACCGATTTCGAGAAGGGTTACATCCGTGCCCAGACCATCGCCTTTGATGACTTCATCCAGTACAAAGGCGAGCAGGGTGCCAAGGACGCGGGCAAGATGCGCGCCGAAGGCAAGGACTACGTCGTCAAGGATGGCGACGTGATGAACTTCCTGTTCAGCTCCTGATTTCACGCGCCCTTGCCGTTTTCCGTCTATGACCTGATGGCCCTGGGCGCGGCCGTCTGCTGGGCTTTTACCAGCGTGATGTCGGCGGGGTCGGCGCGCCATCTCGGGGCATTGGCATTCACCCGCTGGCGCATGGGGCTGTTGCTCTTCCTGCTGTGGCCGGTGGTGCTGGTCAGCGGCACCTGGCACAGCCTCAGCTGGGCGCAGTGTGGAGTCATGGCCTTGAGTGGGTTCATCGGCATCTTTGTCGGCGACACCGCGCTCTTTGCCGCCATGAACCGTCTGGGACCACGCCGCACCAGCGTGCTGTTTGCCACGCATGCCTTCTTCAGCGCCGTGCTGGGCTATGTCTTTCTGGACGAACACATGGGCCTGCAGGCCATGTTGGGCGGGGTGCTGGTGATGGGCGGCGTGATGACGGCGACGCTCTTGGGGACCCACAAGAATGAAGTGCACGAATGGGAGGCCAACCGAGGTGGTTGGGGCCTGGGCGTGGCGCTGGCATTGCTGGCGGCGCTGTGCCAGGCCAGCAGTTCCCTGATTGCCAAGCCGGTGATGGTCAGCGGTGTGGACCCGATTGCGGCCACCGCGGTGCGCGTCAGCGTGACCTGTGTGGCTCAACTGGTGCTGTTGTGGTCGGGCTACCCCGCAGCCCGTGCCCAGAACCCCGCCACGCCGCGGGTTCTGTTGCTGGTGGGATTCATCGGGTTTCTCGGTATGGGTGTTGGCATGAGCCTGATCCTGTGGGCACTGAAGCATGGCGATGTGGGCATGGTGGCCATTCTCTCCAGCGTGTCACCCGTGGTGGTGTTGCCCCTGCTGTGGTGGCGTCTGCGTCGGGCTCCTGCGCCGGGTGCCTGGTTGGGCGCCGCGCTGACCGTGGTGGGAACCGCTTTGGTGTTGTCCCGTTAGGCGGACATCAACCGGTTGTAGGCCTGGCGCGTCTGCTCGGATACGGAGGCCACGAGCTGGGCATGGGGTGTGCGGTGGCGCGCCATCATGCGCGCCGTTGCCACGGCCTTGGAGCGACAGAACCAGTGGCAACTGTGCTGCAGTAGCAGCAGCTCGGCGGTGAGCATATAGGCCTTGTCCCTTTGCGCCAGTCCGGCTTCGTTGCGCACCAGACGGTCCACACCCTCGCTGTGGATGCGCAGCAGGGCGCGCAGATCGGCGCTGGATTGCGGAAACAGTTGCACTGCATAGGGCACGGCGATGGGCAGCGTGCTAAAGCGCGTTGGTGCTGCGTCCAGCTTGGTGACCATGTCGGCAAAGCTGCGGATCTGGTCACGCAAGGTGATTTCGGCTTGATCCAGAACGCCCCACACCTGCTGGCTGCGTTGTGGGTCTTTTTCGCCCAGTGCGCGCAGATAGCCGTCAGCAACGGTTTCCATCAGTCTTTCCACCTGGAACTGCCCCAGGATGCCGGCCAGCAGATGGATGCGGCGCAGTTGCGATCGTTTGTTGACAAACCACGCGCCACCAAGGGCCAGCGATAAGAGAAGGAGTTCCATCAAGCAAATATTCCCAAGAGCGTGGACGTCATGAGCACGTAACGTATGAATTTACCAATCGCCATGTACAACAGGCAGGGCCAGAACGGCAGGCGCAACCATCCTGCAACGGCGCACAAGGGGTCGCCCACCAGAGGCAACCACGCCAGCAGGCAGGCCTTGGGACCGAGCTTCCTGAGCCAGTCCAGGGCGCGCACATGCATTTTGGAGTGGCTGTACTTGTCGGCCACCTGGTGGGCGCCATAGCCCATCCACCAGTCCACGGCACCACCCAGTGTGTTGCCCAGCGTGGCTACGCCGATGACCTGCCACAGCAGCTCCGGATTGAGTCTGATCAATCCGAACACCACCGGCTCCGAACCCAGAGGCAGCAGAGTGGCAGACACGAAGGACACCACAAACACCGTTCCCAGACTGTACTGCGGCAAGGCCAGCAGGGTGATGAGGTGATTGATCCAGGCTTCCATTTGCCACGGAGTATAGGAACTGCGGAATAAAAAATTTCAATTGCTGAAATTTTGAGCAGGTAGAATGCTGTCAGGCCTTTCGCAAACGCTACCCACCCCCACCTCCGTCTTCTTCACAACAATATGCATATTGGTCCGTTTGCATTGGCTAATCCGCTCATGGTGGCACCCATGGCGGGGGTGACCGACCGGCCCTTCCGTCAGTTGTGCAAGCGCCTGGGGGCGGGCTATGCGGTCAGCGAGATGGTGACGTCGCGCAAGGACCTGTGGAATACCCTCAAGACCTCCAGACGTGCCAATCACGAAGGCGAGCCCGGCCCCATCGCCGTGCAGATTGCCGGCACCGATGCCCCCATGATGGCCGAGGCCGCGCTCTACAACATCGATCGCGGCGCGCAGATCATCGATATCAACATGGGCTGCCCGGCCAAGAAGGTGTGCAACAAATGGGCCGGTTCCGCGCTGATGCAGGACGAGGCCCTGGCTATTGAAATCGTCGAAGCCGTGGTCAATGCCTGTGCCTCGCGCAATGTGCCGGTCACACTGAAGATGCGCACCGGCTGGTGCCAAAGCCACAAAAATGCACTGGTGATTGCGCGCGCTGCCGAGAGCGCAGGCGTGCAGATGGTGGCCGTGCATGGGCGCACGCGCGAACAGGGCTACAAGGGGCAGGCCGAATACGACACGGTGGCCGCCGTCAAGGCCGCACTGCGCATACCAGTGGTGGCCAACGGCGATATCGACTCACCCGAGCGGGCCCGTGACGTGCTTGCCAGGACCGGTGCTGACGCCGTGATGATCGGTCGCGCAGCGCAAGGCCGCCCCTGGATATTCCGTGAAATTTCGCATTACCTGAAGACAGGGGAACATCTGGCACCTCCGCTGGTCAGCGAGGTCAAACGCCTGTTGGTGGAACATCTGCATGACCACTACAACCTGTATGGTGAATTCATCGGCGTGCGTTCCGCACGCAAGCACATCGGCTGGTATGTGCGTGCGCTGCCCGGAGGGGAGGCCTTCCGGGCGCACATCAATACGCTGGACGCATGCCAGCAACAGGTGCAAGCGGTGGAGCGCTTCATGGACCAACTGAACGCGCAGATGGATCGCATTCCCGCAGCGGGAATCGCGGCAGAGAACGACGAAGAAAACCTGAGACAAGAGACAGCATGAGCAAGAAGCAAATTGAAGAGACTGTTCGCAGCAGTCTGGAAGTCTATTTCCGCGATCTGCGTGGTACCGAGCCCGATGGCCTGCACGACATGATGGTGCGCATCGTCGAAAAACCCCTACTGGAAGTGGTGATGGCGCATGCCGACCACAACCAGTCCAAGGCGGCCGAGTGGCTGGGCCTGAATCGCAACACCCTGCGCAAGAAACTCCTCGAACACAAACTACTGAAGTAAAACCATGAACGCTCTGCTTTCTGTCTCTGACAAGACCGGCATCCTCGAACTCGCGCAGGCACTGCATGCGCAAGGCATCAAGTTGCTCTCCACTGGCGGCACCGCCAAGCTGCTGGCCGACAACGGCCTGCCCGTTACCGAAGTGGCACAGATGACCGGCTTCCCGGAAATGCTGGACGGCCGCGTCAAGACCCTGCACCCACGTGTGCATGGCGGCTTGCTGGCACGCCGCGATCTGCCCGAACACATGGCCGCCCTGGCCGAACACCAGATCGACACCATTGACGTGCTGGTAGTTAACCTGTACCCCTTCGAAGCCACGGTGGCCAAGCCCGGTTGCACCCTGGAAGACGCCATCGAGAACATCGACATCGGCGGCCCGGCCATGGTGCGCAGTGCGGCCAAGAACTGGAAGGACGTGGCGGTGCTGACCGATGCGTCGCAGTACGCCACCGTGATTGCCGAACTCAAGGCCTCCGGCAAGGTCAGCGAGAAGACCAAGTTCGCGCTCAGCGTGGCGGCGTTCAACCGCATCAGCCAATACGACGGTGCCATCAGCGACTACTTGTCTTCGGTGCAGTTCGGTGACGGCGTGCCCGCTGGTCAAGCACCCGCGCTGGCCCAGTTCCCTGGCCAGAGCAATGGTCGCTTCGTGAAGCTGCAGGACCTGCGCTATGGCGAGAACTCGCACCAGCAGGCAGCCCTGTACCGCGACCTCTATCCGGCGCCCGGTTCGCTGGTGACGGCCAAGCAACTCCAGGGCAAGGAGCTGAGCTACAACAACATCGCTGATGCCGATGCCGCCTGGGAATGCGTCAAGAGCTTTGATACCCCGGCCTGCGTCATCGTCAAGCACGCCAACCCTTGCGGTGTGGCGGTGGGCGCCAATGCGCTGGAAGCCTACAGCAAGGCTTTCAAGACCGATCCCACTTCGGCCTTCGGCGGCATCATTGCCCTCAACACGCCGCTAGACGAAGCCGGCGCCAAGGAAATCTCCAAGCAGTTCGTGGAAGTGCTGATGGCCCCGGCCTACACCCCCGAAGCGCTGGCCGTGTTCGCGGCCAAGGCCAATGTGCGCGTGCTGCAGATCGACTTGCCCAAGGGCGGCAACACCGCCTGGGAGCAGGGACGCAATCTGATGGATGCCAAGCGCATCGGCTCGGGCCTGTTGCTGCAGACGGCTGACAACCATCAGCTCACCCTGGCGGACCTCAAGGTGGTCACCGTCAAGCAACCAACGCCGGAAGAACTGCAAGACCTGTTGTTCGCCTGGAAGGTGGCGCAGTACGTCAAGAGCAATGCCATCGTCTTCTGCAAGGGCGGCATGACCATGGGCGTGGGCGCCGGCCAGATGAGCCGTCTGGACTCGGCCCGCATTGCCAGCATCAAGGCCGAGCATGCCGGTCTGTCGCTGAATGGCACCGTGGTGGCCAGCGATGCCTTCTTCCCCTTCCGCGATGGTCTGGACGTGGTGGTGGATGCGGGAGCTACCTGCGTCATCCAGCCCGGTGGCTCCATGCGCGATGATGAAGTGATCGCAGCCGCCAACGAGCGCGGCGTGGCCATGGTCTACAGCGGCATCCGCCACTTCCGCCACTAAGGTCGACGGGCTTGCCCCGTCCGCTCTGGTCCGGTTGGATCAGAGCGGACCGCAGCGTTTGCGCTACGGGGCAGGGCTGGAGGTTCTTACCAAAAGGCCGGCCATGATCAAGGCCGCAGTAGCTGCAAACCACATCAATGCATCGCTGTGCGTGGACTTCATGGCGGCGCCTGCCATCAAGGGCCCGGCAACCGCGCTGACCGTGTACAGCATGGAAATCGCACTCACATTTTTGGCGATGTTGCCCGACGATGCCAGCGTGCTGGCAATGAGTGCCAAGGTCAGCAAGGCCGTGATAAAGCCGCCCAACAGGAACACCGCAATCACGATCATCGGGTAGTTCAACGGCAGTAGCAGCGCAACACTGACCACGGCAATGCCCGCCGCAGAGGCTATCGCTGCAAAGCCCACTCCGCGGTGGTCGGCCAGCCAACCCACGCCGTACTGCATGAGCAGGCCGCCCAGGCCGAAAACGGCCAACAGGTCTGCGGTTTGTCCCACATCCAATCCACGCCCCTGGGTAAACGGAGCAAACAGTCCGGACACGGCGGCTTCCAGCATGCCGCCCAGCAGTGCGATGACCAAGCCCTGGCGGAACACGGTATCGCGCAGTGCTGCGGTGGCCTGTGCGGGTGTCTTTTCAACGGGGTGGTGTTGCAACTCCTTGGGTGCAGCGCTGGCAAACGCCAGGGGCACGATTGCGGCCAATGTAAAAGCGCTCCCGATCCAGAAAACAGCGTTGCCTTGCAGGCCCAGGTAGCTGGCCAGCATCGGGGCCACGATGGGGGCCAGCGCAATCAGCGTTTCATGAAATCCGACCAGGCGCCCACGCGCTTCGGCGGGCGCGATGCGGTACAGCCAGGGTTCCACGCCAATCCAGCGCAGCCCCAAGCCGAAACCGCAAAGCATTCCCCCTGCCATCCAATACGGCCATACCGAAAACGCCATCCACGGTAGCGCACACACCGTGCAAGCCAAGCCCAGCACGATGACCCACATAGGCCCCAAGCGTTTGCAAAGCCAGGGCGCAATGGCCAGGCCGGGCAGTTGGCCAAGCCACAGGGAGGCCGCGAACATGCCCAGATGGGCGGCGTCCAATCCATGTTCGGCAAGCCACACGGGCAACACCACAAAAGCAATGCCAAACTGGCCTATCTGCGCCAGGGTGGACACTGCGTTCAACGCAGCAATGGTGCGCCAGTCAAATTCAGTTTCGGCAGACATAAGGGCGTTTGCAGCTATGCCGCTCTGTTTTCCTGCAAGTGGTTGCCCCCATCGACGACCATCAGCTGACCGGTGATGTAGCTGGCGCCCGGGCTCACGAGAAAGGCGACCATGGCCGCAATTTCCGCAGGCGTGGCCGCCCGCCCCATGGGGGTGTGCATGGACGCCTTGCGTTCCGTCTCCGTCTGGGAGGCAGTGGCAACCCATCCGGGTGCCACCGTGTTGATCGTGATACCTTGGGCGGCAACTTCCAATGCAATGCCCATGCTCATGCCAACCATGGCGGCCTTGGCTGCGCTGTATGCCGCTTCCCCCGGATTGCTGCCCATGGTGCCTGTAGTGGACGCGATATTGACGATGCGGCCATAGCGGCGCTTCAGCATGCCCGGTATGACGCGCCTGGTCACGTTGTAGCCCGTGGTCAGATTTCTGGCGATGGACACGTCCCACTCGTGGTCGTCCATGGCATCAAACAGTTGAAAGACCTCGGGCGATCCTTCCTTGGACATGCCAGCATTGTTGACCAGCAGATCAATGCGTCCAAAGTCGCGTTCCACCTGGACAACCAGTTCGGCGGTGGCAACCCGGTCTGTCAGGTCCGCCGAGTAACCCCTTGCCTGCCGGCCTTTTGCCTGAAGGGTCCTGGCGCGGTCGTGTATGCGCGGGCCGGTTGCAGCGATGGCTACCTGTGCGCCCATTTCCGCCAACAAGTTGGCGCAGGCAAAGCCGATCCCGTCCGGGCTTCCGGCTCCGGTGATGAGGGCGACCTGGCTTTGGAGATTGAACAGCGGGTGCATGGGTTTGCGCTTTGGTGAACGACGGGCCCCAGGTTGTATCGCAAGCGCATCGCCTGCCCAGTACCCCTTTTGTAGCGGTCAAAAGGTCCAGTGACCACCAGCCCCTTTAGGCGGTCACTCCCACTTGGCGTAGACCACGGCACACAGAGCCGCACCAATCGCCCACAGCATCCAGGTTTGGGTGACGGCGTAGGGGTAGAGCATCAGGGTCACGCCGGTCCACTTGAGCGGGTTGCTCTGGACTTTTCTGCCACGGCGGAAGGCGACATAACCGTAAATCCCGAACAGCAGTCCGCCCAACAGATAGGCCGGCGTGGGCAGGGTCAGGTCCATGCGCGGCGAACGCTCAAAACCGTCGCCTGAAGCCCAGGCTCAGGAAGTCCTCGCCATTGGCGCCGTAGTCATTGAGCACGTCGTAGATGGCGCAACGGTGGTGCAGGCGCACAAAGAGCTCGTTATTTTTGTCGGAGGGTCGATAGAACGTAGCCTCCAGGAACAGCCAGTTCAAGGTCTGGCTGCCTTGTCCGTTGCGGCCACGCTCCAGGGGGCTGACGCTGCTGGTGTAGCTGATGCCAAGTGGAGCGGCGCGCAAGTCAATGCGCAGGGAGTCGCCCAAGGACAGTCCACTCCAGCGCAAGGCCGGGGCTAGGGCAATTTCACTCAGTGATGCCTTGCCTTCCTGCCAGCCCACCATGCCATCCAGTTCCAGCGTCAGGGGCAGTGTGTCTGCTCGCCAAAGGGTCTTGCTACCCGTGAGTGCCAGCAGGTAGTGGTCTTCAAAACCTGCGCGGCCGGTCAACGCACCAGCTGGCTCGGTGTCGTAGTACTTGCCAATGTAGGCTCCAACACCCCATTCGGGCTCTTGCGCCGCAGCGGATGGGATAAGGCTTGCGGCCAGGAAAACGATTGCGCCGCAAAGCGCTGCAAACCGGGCGATTGCACAAGCCATATGTGATGCTCCTTATGCTTCAGAAGCTGGCAAATATCTCGCTGGCCGCCTGCACGGTTTCCGCGATGTCGGCATCGGTGTGGGCCGCGCTCATGAAGCCAGCTTCGTACAGGGCGGGGGCGATGTACACCCCACGGTTCAGCAGACCGTGGAACAGGGTGTTGAACCGTGCGTTGTCGGTGGTCATCACCTTGGCATAGTTCTGCGGCAGCTCGGGGAACAGGAAGAAGCCGAACATGCCGCCTTCGCTGTCGCCGCAGAACGGGACTCCTGCTTTGGTGGCCGCAGTAGTCAGGCCGCTGATCAGCGATTGGGTCTTGCGGCTCAGGTCTTCGTAGAAGCCGGGTTTGCCGATCTCGGCCAGGGTGGCCAGACCGCAGGCCGTGGCTACCGGATTGCCCGACAGCGTACCTGCCTGGTACACCGGGCCCAGGGGGGCGAGTTGCTCCATCAGGGCGCGCTTGCCACCAAAGGCCGCCAAGGGCATGCCGCCGCCAATCACTTTGCCCAGTACCGTCATATCGGGTTCAAAGCCGGGGATGTCGCGGGCATACACGCTTTGTGCGCTGCCAAAGGCCACGCGCAAGCCGGTCATCACCTCATCCAGAATCAGTAGCGCGCCATATTGCGTGCACAGCTCACGGCAGCGCTT contains:
- a CDS encoding DMT family transporter gives rise to the protein MPFSVYDLMALGAAVCWAFTSVMSAGSARHLGALAFTRWRMGLLLFLLWPVVLVSGTWHSLSWAQCGVMALSGFIGIFVGDTALFAAMNRLGPRRTSVLFATHAFFSAVLGYVFLDEHMGLQAMLGGVLVMGGVMTATLLGTHKNEVHEWEANRGGWGLGVALALLAALCQASSSLIAKPVMVSGVDPIAATAVRVSVTCVAQLVLLWSGYPAARAQNPATPRVLLLVGFIGFLGMGVGMSLILWALKHGDVGMVAILSSVSPVVVLPLLWWRLRRAPAPGAWLGAALTVVGTALVLSR
- a CDS encoding YqaA family protein; the encoded protein is MEAWINHLITLLALPQYSLGTVFVVSFVSATLLPLGSEPVVFGLIRLNPELLWQVIGVATLGNTLGGAVDWWMGYGAHQVADKYSHSKMHVRALDWLRKLGPKACLLAWLPLVGDPLCAVAGWLRLPFWPCLLYMAIGKFIRYVLMTSTLLGIFA
- a CDS encoding DUF2971 domain-containing protein, which encodes MSISNAFDIASKELWADFDEERSFPATRLLLAHYTSIQTFERIIANREFWFSNPLYMNDLEELRFGMIEGAAEFRRSELLKKACESDGRHKHLVDAFDQHFNDFDKNHVLNTYLMCFSEHTADDNDGLLSMWRGYGNGGSGAAIVVDTNNINVNPGSPLIVGKVHYGTKEKRFAWIHQKIDLLAKIVTEHAKTTDDLSSVAYAWFHRLKSFALFSKHSGFQEEREWRIVYMSDRDNEKKLQPFFGHLATNRGIEPKLKLPIRKIEGVTADDLSLEKIIDRIILGPSIASVLGVNSLKQMLANLGHANLAARVVASEIPFRAT
- a CDS encoding site-specific integrase; the protein is MIVLISESMLSKATATDGRIIRDRVLSGFGVRLNARKRTFLIATSVKGRQFRMMLGHWPLMTVSEARAKAMTVLRQCRDGETPSRRVAPDLPNLREAFVAYCKAKSIKASSQRRYDSFFRTHFGDWLDQPISHMAHGAFRERCHDFAQEKGSALVELGRGIVGALVKYVNAVHGLQLESPFVKLAAAGLMPERSQPRARRLQESDLPAWREAVDKLGEKQRDFLLLTLYTGLRRNECRELTRQQIDLAKGVLTIPMTKNGKPHSLPITPMMREILKRRCKGLEPDAQLFKGVSAEHLYRMAMRLGSPRFMLHDLRKMLATVGEKLGLGDAVLRRILNHTAPKTDVLHRHYVGLNEGDVTSALEQVQETLVGLMRNAHHGV
- the gvpU gene encoding gas vesicle accessory protein GvpU, with the translated sequence MGRSLLFTGNLTTGNLKMSNAANDNTPILVAETDWFLQSLVNLTNKSAFQVGITLQVSGMLVSGVLVSHKQYFEGFASELANAFADTEEAETIKTHISSYGDSYKSDGENEEPLPPPQFIHLKETRFFNTAGNPIPGNRGVWWRGRICEVGGFTLGSLSASNS
- the ychF gene encoding redox-regulated ATPase YchF, with translation MSLKCGIVGLPNVGKSTLFNALTKAGIAAENYPFCTIEPNVGVVEVPDPRLQQLAAIISPERIVPAIVEFVDIAGLVAGASTGEGLGNKFLSHIRETDATINVVRCFEDDNVVHVAGKVDPIADIEVIQTELCLADLGAVEKALHRVTKLARSGDKEAAKQVAILERCQTALNEAKPVRTIDFSKEEQLQLKQFFLITAKPAMFVANVAEDGFENNPMLDRLTAFANAQKAPVVAICAKLEAEMSEMDDEDRQMFLEELGLHEPGLNRLIRSAYALLGLQTYFTAGVKEVRAWTIHVGDTGPQAAGVIHTDFEKGYIRAQTIAFDDFIQYKGEQGAKDAGKMRAEGKDYVVKDGDVMNFLFSS
- the dusB gene encoding tRNA dihydrouridine synthase DusB; translated protein: MHIGPFALANPLMVAPMAGVTDRPFRQLCKRLGAGYAVSEMVTSRKDLWNTLKTSRRANHEGEPGPIAVQIAGTDAPMMAEAALYNIDRGAQIIDINMGCPAKKVCNKWAGSALMQDEALAIEIVEAVVNACASRNVPVTLKMRTGWCQSHKNALVIARAAESAGVQMVAVHGRTREQGYKGQAEYDTVAAVKAALRIPVVANGDIDSPERARDVLARTGADAVMIGRAAQGRPWIFREISHYLKTGEHLAPPLVSEVKRLLVEHLHDHYNLYGEFIGVRSARKHIGWYVRALPGGEAFRAHINTLDACQQQVQAVERFMDQLNAQMDRIPAAGIAAENDEENLRQETA
- a CDS encoding helix-turn-helix domain-containing protein; the protein is MSKKQIEETVRSSLEVYFRDLRGTEPDGLHDMMVRIVEKPLLEVVMAHADHNQSKAAEWLGLNRNTLRKKLLEHKLLK